In the genome of bacterium, the window ACTTAAACTTGGCTCTTTTCGTCCAGCATAATCGCAGGGCTTACCCTACTTAATATACTTGCTGAACTATATGCCTCTTCCGCCATTCCCGGAAAATGGAGGCACAGCATTCAAATCCCCGAGTGGGTCAGCCCTTCAAAATCGGCTCCTATCCACTCGGATAATTGCTTGTTTCTTAAGCCCCTTGCGAGACTCCAAAAACACTGTAATACGGCTTACGCCGCAGACAACTGATATTAGCTAAAACTCGACCGGATGTCAAGAGTTTTTCAACATCCCGCAAGAAAAGTCTAAAAAGTAGTCAGAACGGAAGGTCCTCATCCGGTCCTGAACCAAAATGGGTCGGTTCCGGTTGCGAATGGCTTGATTCTCCAATACTTTCGCCACCTTCCTTGGGTGAAAGATTGCGAATTGTATTGGCCAGAATTTCAAATGACGTGCGTTTCTGACCCTCCTTGTCCTCCCAGTTCCTCATCGAGATCCGGCCTTCAACATACGCCAGATTCCCCTTCTTGAAGGACTCACTCGCCCGCTCAGCAGCCTGTCCAAACACGACAATCGTGTGCCACGTCGTTTCTGACTGCCAATTCCCCTGCTGATCCTTGCGGTTCTCATTCGTTGCCAACGTGAACCGCGCCACCGCCATGCCGCTGGGAGTGTACCTCATCTCCGGGTCCTTGCCCAAGCGTCCAATCAATGTAACTCGATTGACCAAAATATACTCCTACTGTGTTTGCAATTTATTTGAATTCTCAAATCGCTCTTCTCTGAAATTCAGCGTTTACAAGCTCACCGTGCTTTCCACGCTGTTATGAGAGGCCGTCTGCCTGTCCCGCCTCCGCGAAATCAACAGCCAAAAGAGTCCTCCCACCACGATACCTGCGGCATCCGCCAGCAAATCCCCCGTCTCTGCACTCCTCGTCGACGTCTGCGTCTGCAAAACCTCAATCAGTCCTCCCATCCCCAAACACACTGCTGCCGCCGTCAGCAATGGCCGCGTCTGTCCGGGAGTATCCTCAAGCGCCCCCGCCCACACAATACTGCCAATCAAGAATGCCAATGCGTGCAGCACCTTGTCCGAAACAGGCGCCGTTATCAGCTCCACATTTCGAATCGGTGTAATCGCCAGACTAAGTACCACCGCCGACCAGACCACTGCCGAAGCTTCCCAGAAGCGGCGCGAAGAAGAGTTCACAGTTGAAGCTTATTCGTTTTCTGTTTCCGTTGCCAGTTCATCAATCGCCGCCGGCAAATGTGCTATCACATCGCTCGGCAGCAGCGACACCTCGCCCAGCACGTCCGCCGCAATATCTGCCGCCAGCCCGTGCACATACGCGCCGCCCCACGCACACGCCCCTGCCGGAATTCCCTGTGCACACAATGCCCCAACTATTCCCGCCAGCACGTCTCCCGAGCCGCCCGTTGCCAACCCCGGATTACCCGTCGTGTTCACATAGACCTTGCCATCTGTGGTCACTGTTGCAGACGAGGAACCTTTCACATGCACGACCACCTGATGCTGCCGTGCAAACTCCCGCGCCGCCGCGATTCGCTCATGCACAGTCGGCAAACTCGTGCCACACAGCCGCTCAAGCTCGCCCGGATGCGGAGTCAGGATGGCGTTTACCGGAAGCTTGTCCTGCAAATGATGAGCGGCAATCAAATTCAATCCGTCCGCGTCAATGACCAGCCGCTTGTTTGATGCTAAAATATCATTTAACAGATGCGCCGTTTCCGCGTCTTGTCCCAGACCCGGTCCTACGGCCACTGCATCCGCCCATTTCAGCAGCGGCTCCAGCTTCTCTCTTGCCGCATAAGAGATACACCCGCCTGCGGTTTCCGGCAGTCCGACCGTCATCAGTTCCGGCTGCCTCGTGACTTCGGAGCGAACACACTCCGGTGTCGCCACCATCACCAATCCGGCTCCACAGCGCAAGGCCGCTCCTGCTGCCAGTCGCGCCGCGCCGCTCATCCCCTTGGACCCCGCAATCAGCAGCAATTTGCCGTAGTTCCCCTTGTGAGAATTGGCAGGCCGCTCCGGAAACAGTGTTGCCGCGTCGTCATGCTCGGGAAGGAAATATGTGGCTTTGAGCGCGTCGTCCGCTGATATCGGAAGCGAGATGGGTACGATGTGCACTTCGCCGGCATGCTTCCGGCCCGGCTCAAGATATAGTCCCGGTTTGCCGCATTGAAACGTGATAGTAAAGGTCGCATCGAGCGCGATTCCCAGCTCCGCTCCCGTATCCGCATTCACACCGCTCGGCAGGTCAAGGGCTAACACCGGAAGCTCGGTTTGATTCAACAGCTCAATCGCCTCAGCGAACAATCCCGTCACCTTGCGTTCCAAGCCCGTTCCGAACATCGCGTCCACGACAAGATCATACCCCTCAAACTCGAGATCTTCCCCCGTCTCCGGCTCAATCATCGGTATGTCCAGCTTCGCCGCCGCCTCAAAGTTTATCTTGGCATCACCGCTAAGCTTCACCGGGTCATCCATCAGCCAAATCTCAACATCGCACCCCCGCAAAAACAGCTGCCTCGCCAGTGCAAACCCGTCACCGCCGTTGTTTCCCGGCCCGCACAGAACTCCAATGGTCAGCAAGTCCACGTCCCCGAGTTCCTTTTCAATCAGGTCAAGTGCGGCAAGAGCGGCATTCTCCATGAGCACGATGCCCGGGATTCCCATTTCCGTGATGGCCCGGCGGTCGAAACCCCGCATTTGCTCAGAGGTAAAGAGTGGTAACATAGTTGGAGTCAGGTGCTAAACAGATGTTCCCCAATTTACACAATCTCTCCGGCATTCTCAATAGGTTTATTTCTTACTTTGCTCGTCCGGAACAATCTTCTGTATCCCCCCGTTTTACTTATAAACGGATAAATAGGTCTTTTAATCATCTGGAGCTAGTCATGCGCACTATTACTTCCCTATCCCTTCTCCTCTTTACAATCACTGCTCTTTGTCTGCTATTCGCTCAACCGGCATGGGCACATTGCGATTCCATGGACGGACCCGTCATCAGCGATGCAAAACGCGCCTTGGAGGCGGGCAACCCGGCACCCGCCCTGAAATGGGTGAGCGCTGAAAACGAATCGCAGGTTACTCACGTGTTCGAGCAAACACTCCGCGTGCGGGAACTTGGAGGAGAAGCTCGATCTCTTGCCGACCGTTACTTCTTTGAAACTCTCGTTCGAGTGCATCGCGCCGGTGAAGGCGAACCCTATACCGGACTGAAGGAGGCCGGGTCGGTTGATGAAGGTATTCTTGTTGCCGACCGTGCCCTTGAGACAAATACCGGAAAGGCGTTGGCCGGCGAGTTAAGCAAGCAAATTGAAGCGGAAACTATATCCCGCTTTGAACAAGCTTCCGCCGCCCGTCAAATTGCCGACAACTCTGTTGACAGCGGACGGGAGTTTGTCGAGGCCTACGTGAACTACATTCATTTCGTTGAAGCTGTTCAAAACCTTGGCCGAAAGCATACTGCTCAAACCAAATCTGCCCAGTCTCATGACGGGCACTCCGCCCATCAGCATTAGCTCTCACTGTCTTGCCTTTGCCTTGTCTTCGCTCCCCTCGCGTTTCGCGAGGGGAGTTTTTTTGAAGATGCCCCTCCTCCAAATCAGAATCTGACCAAAAAAGTATGAATCTATTTTCAATAGATAAAGAGTGTCGTCGTCAAACCTCAATTTCTGATTTTAAACTTCTTGCTTGACTTTGATTGCACTTTTGGTCAGGTTGATACAAATAGTATTGCGGATCGAGAGTATTCAGCCCGTAATACTGTACTTATTTGTCGAATACATGTCATCACGGCGACAACCTCGGCCTCCGGGCGGCTGTATCCGCGTCACCTATTAGGAAGGAAAACAGCAATGAACTTCTACTCATCTGTCAGACGTCTGATGTCTGCGGTTTGCATTTCGCTGTGTGCGCTGTTCATTACCTCTAATCAGGTCACTGCCCAATCCTGGGTCGCTCAGTCTATTCCGACTCCGGGCGATGTATTGGGTGTGTTCTTTCTCGACGGAAACAACGGCTGGGCGGTCGGCGGATATTGGGACAATCAGGACATTGTGCACAGCACCATTCTCCATACGTCAAACGGCGGCAACACTTGGCACGAACAAGTTAGCAACGCAAATACATTCTTGTTTGGAATTACGTTCGCTGACTTGTACAACGGATGGGCCTGCGGATGGTCTGGTGTCATACTGCATACCACGGATGGCGGAAACACGTGGGTTCTTCAAGACCCGGGAACAGACCATTCCCTGCTCGATATCACATGTGTCAGTCCCACCGAAGCCTGGGCGGTCGGACAATTTGCGACCATTCTGCACACGGTAGATGGCGGAATGACCTGGACTCAACAGGAGCACCCGCTGGATGGCACTACTATTGGACCGCGAAAAGTCGTGTTCCTCAATCCCAACCAAGGCTGGGCCTTCGGCGAATTCTATACGGTCTTTCAGACTGCCGATGGCGGACAGAACTGGACCTATCCCGGCATATTGACTCCAGGACAAATCTGGGGTGGAGACTTTGCCGACGCGAATAACGGCTGGGCGGTCGGACATCCGAACTATGGCCATTGGTTGCAGCCGAGCTTGATTCTCCACACGACGGACGGCGGCCAAACTTGGACACCCCAACCCAATCATAGCTCGCTCAGCGCTCTCATGGATGCGGCGGCGATTGATGCGAACAACGTCTGGGTTGTCGGCTACACTGGTATCTATCGTACGAATGACGGCGGACAGTCTTGGATTAATCAGCCTGCTGGTACAAGAAGGTATTTTGCCATCTCGGCGGTGAGCGAACATAATGCTTGGGCAGTCGGAGAATACAGCACCGTCCGCTGTTTCAGTGCCAACAGTCCGATTCAGTTGGGTTCCGTCTCTGTTGTTTCGTCAGGCCCACCCGATTGGACGTACTGTTTGAATTGGATTAGCGGCTCGTTGTCAAGGTTGACCTTTACCAACGTGTGTCACGGAACCATTGGCTCTGTAACCGGAGATGCTGCCCAAGTTGGATGGCAGGTCACGAACTACGTGGATTCGGTTGTCTTTACCGCCGCAACTCCGCTCATCGTTGGCAGCTTGACGGGATTTCGGCTGTCTCATCCTTCCTGTTCAGATTTTGTAAATTGGAGCGTTGGGGACAGCTCCGGCATCGTGGATGGGCCGCTTCCTGTCAATCTTCTTTCCTTTACGGCACAAACTGGTGACGCTTTGGTCAAACTGAACTGGAGCACGGGTTCAGAATACAATATCAGCCATTTCGAATTGCGGCGGGACGGTTGGTCTATTGCCAATGTGCAGGCGGCAAATAGTGTCGGAGGCGGCAGTTACTCATGGAGTGACCCGGTCGTTGTGAATGGCCAGACCTACCAATACTCTCTCAGTGCTGTCAATCTCGATGGCACACTTCAACTGCTTGGTACTTTAGAGGCCACTCCGCAGAGTGCGGCCATACCGGTTCGATTTTCACTCGCCCAGAATTATCCTAATCCATTCAATGCTTCGACCACGATTGAGTTCTCTCTGCCCGATGCGGCGGACATTTCGTTGAGGCTCTTTAATCTCGCCGGACAGGAAGTTGCTGTGCTTGCATCAGGCGTGCACTCCGCGGGTTCGCATTCTGTAAATCTGAATGCCAAGGAATTGTCCACCGGTATTTATTTCTATCGTCTCGAATCCTTGAACAAGTCCACTCAACAGAAAATGGTTTTGCTCAAGTAGCTTCTTGTTTTGTTCACACAAATCAAGAGGTCGAGCAAAGCAAGCTCGACCTCTTCTTTCTCCAAGGTGTTCTCTCTCAACGGCCCCCGCCCTACCCTTTCTATTTTCTCACATCTCGTTTTCCGATGATTCCTGATGCCTCTCTTTTTTGCCCACTATTTCCCTAATTTCAATTTGAACAAATGTTTATTAAGTTCAATAAAATGAAATTTTCTCTTGACATGTTGCATTTTCAGTATTATATTGTATGCACAATTTCGACCTATTAATCGCGCAGGACCCTACGCATTAGCTCCGGTGGTAACTCGGGTATCAGCCCCTTAGGCTCGGCAAACAACCGGTGCCGCACTTTCGCAATCATCCGGTAAACTTCGTTCCATATCTTCATCGGCAGCATGTCACATGCTGCGACGACGCCCCGCCAAAAGCGGCCGCAGTAGCGCAGCAGATAAAACACTGCCGCCGCTTCCGACAGCAGTCGCTGTTCTGTTTCATGATAAACCAAGATACTTCGAGGTGTCAGGCTGATTCCCCTGGACTGCGCAAATGTACGGTAGGTCTCGGACTGAATCGGAGCAAAGTAGAGACGCTCACCGCGATCCCGCGTCAGCAAAAAAACAACGGCCCTGTGGCACAAACCACAACGGCCGTCATAAAACGCGGTTATTTGCTCAATGCTCATGAAAAGGAACTCTCAAGCTCAGGCTCCTTTAACATTTTCCGCCGCCACGCGAGGTACATCCACACTGCCGGAGGCAGCAACAGCGCCGATGCGCCAATGCCGCCTTCAACACCAAGCGCTCCGCCCGTCCACAGTTTCGGCCCGCCAATCTGCACAAGGTCTGATGCCCACAAGTCGATGCTCGTCACTGGAAGCCCCAGCAGCGGACCCATCGCGTAATTCCACCCGAAGTGCGCGCCAATCGGCAGCCACAATGAACGGCTGTAGAGAAACACGTAGCCCAACAGCATACCGATGACAAACAGATTGGCAAGCAGGAGCAGCGCGTCCAACTTAAGCAGCGTCCAGTGCAGCAACACGAACAGCACAGAGGACACAATCACTCCGGCGTGAGAACCGAAGTTCGCCCGCACCATCTGCTGCACGTAGCCGTGAATTAACGTCTCCTGCTGCACGGTATTGAACAGCATTGCCAGCGTCACCCATCCAAGCTCTCTATTCAGCGGCCCAGGACCTCCGCCCGCCTTGACAAAACCCAGCACGGCCAGCACGCCAATCAGCACGAAAAGCCAGAGACTCCCGGCTGCGGTGCCAAGCGCGAAATCCTTGACCACTCGCCGGGGCGAGAATCCCACCCGTGTCATGGAGACCCTGTCCGCATAGCGTGTCATCGCCAGCGCCGCAAGCACGAGCGTCACCATTGCCAGAAGCTCAATGACCATCCGGCCGCGTGCCGTGGCAATCGTTTCGTACTCCGTCTCAGGATACAGAATGAACGGCAGTACAAACGGAATATACAGAGCTAAGAAAAGACCGACAAACAGCACGAGCTTCCAGCTCACAGACCAAAGTCGGCGAGGGAAGCTCGTGCCAGTGCCGTTAGGCTGATGAAGCATAGGCCTATAAGCCTATGTTACTTCAACAGCAGCAGTTTTGTTATCCGCTCCGCTGTCGGAGTCTTCAGTACCGCGAAATAAGTACCTGAGGCCATCTCCGCGGCATTCCACTGCACACGGTGGACACCGGCAGTCAGCATACCTTGGTGCAGCACCGCGACCTCCTGGCCGGCCAGATTGTGAATTACCACACGCACATCCGAATTCTGCGGCAGTGCGAAGTCAATCGTCGTCTGCGGGTTGAACGGATTCGGGAAAGCTTCGATCACATAATCCGTCGGAACTAGCGTCGGGTCATCACCTAGTCCGCTTTGAATAATCACCCGCGGAGTCCACGTCACCGAGTCGCAAAACTCGAAGTCGCAGGCGCGGCACTTCACCGTGTTCTGGTTCAGCGTGATGAAGCGGTGGTTGTAGGTCGGGCTGTTGGTTCCGACCGGGTTGCCATTGTGGAACCACTGATAGTTCAGCGTCTGACCGTCGGGGTCTTCCGCCAACACCGAGAAATTGATGGTCGTGTTGAAAATCACTGTGTCCAGCGTGTCCGGCGACGGAACCGCAGCCGTGATAACCGGCGGATGATTTTCCTGTCCCGGAATGCGAACCGTTGCGCGCAGCATCACGTCCGCTTCATTCAACAGACGGTTCTCTGCCCAGCCGCCCGCGGCTTCCCACGAACGACGCGAGATTCCCTGAGCAGACGTCGTGTCGACGCCAAACACTGCGGTCGTTCCCGCCGTCGTGTACCAGGCCACATAGAAGCTGCCGTCATTGATGATGACTTCGCCCGCTTCAACCGTCACGCTGTTCCAGCCGACCGTCGGATTGTTCACGTCCGCCGCCCAGATGATGTCGCCGGGTGAACCGTTGGGACCGTTGTCATCGAGAATCTGAATCTCAAACGCGCCGACCGTCGTCACGTAGCAGCGCGCGCTGATGACTTCGCACGGATAAACCGGCGGTTCAAATTCCATACCCATTCCGCCTTCGCCACCGGCCCAGCTCCAATCGCGGTCCGGCGTGCCGTCGTCATAAACCAACTCGCCCGGCAGAGTCACCACGTGTGCTTCGGCACGAACCGAGTTGTTGGCCGCGTTCATGTCACCGGTCAGAGTCACGGTTCCTACGATACGGAACACGCCGTCCGTGCTCGGCACCCAAACATCCGGAATATTCGTATCGATCACCTGACTCGGGTTAATCGTCGTGCCGGTGATATTGCTCTGAGTAATCAGCGTGTTGTTCGTCTGGCGGATTGCATAGTTTGCCGTGTAGGCCGTCTCCACCTGGTTGCCGGCGTTGCGTACGCTCAAGAAACCGTCAAGGGTGTCTGCATTCTGAATGAAGATACCTTGGGAAAGGTGGTTCTGTGTTCCAGCGACCGCAAGGTCATGCACCTGGAACGTGATTTCATCGGGATAGTAGAACTTGATGGCCGTGCCATTGGTCGGCGACGTGCCAAAGAAGTTCGAGATACCAATCTGTCCCGTCAGATTCTCAATACCAACAGCGATGTTGTTGTTGGAAATCGCGCCCGTCTGCGGTCCGTATTGGAACGTGATGGAGGAGTCCGCGCCGGACAGAATCAACTGGAAGTTGTGATTACCGTCGTTGCCGGTTTCGAGCCACGCGGCTACGTTCACCCACGACACAATCAGCGTATCCTCGCTATTCGTCCAGTAGTAGCACTCGCTCGCTTCACCCGTGCCGAAGAACCAATCGGCCACGAACGGTCCAACGATGTCATTCGGTGCTGCGGCATTCGGAAACTGCGGAATCGGCTGCGCAAGCTGGCCGGCCGTCGAAAACTTGATGTAGCCGTTCGAACCGACTGAGAACGAACTTACGTCGTACCAGTAGAAACGGAAGTTCCAGCCAATCTGGAACGGGCCGACGAAATTGTCATCCGTCAAACCGTTCACACGGGTTCCGTTCGTGGTAATGTCAATCCAGGCGAAGTCGGGACCGTCCGGCTCGTTCTGGTCTTTCGCAAGGTAACCGAACTGGTCGGGACCCCATTGCGTGTCGAGACTCTGTGGAGTGCCGCGCCAAATATCGGCCGGACCTGAGCCACTCTTGGCAAAGCTAATTGACATGCTCGCAATTAGCAGCGCAAACAAAAACCAACGCTTCATCTTGTTGCTCCTTTCAAGGCTGCGGGACTGCCGGGACCACCGGAAGTCGTACAAAAAAGTAGTTAGAGGTTAATCTATTGAACTGTCGTCTTCGGGAAAAATCATGACTACGGCCGCGGCCGTGGTTCTGGTATGTGTCAATGATACGGAAATTCGCATCGGAAATTCGGCGTACGGACCGTGAATGCGAACACGCGGGCCCTTGCCCGGAACCGTCAGCACTTCGACATCGCGAAAGGCCAGATGCTCGCCAATTCCTGTGCCGAGCGCTTTTGCCACTGCTTCCTTCGTCGCCCAGCGAGCCGCCAATGACTCTTCTGCTTTGGCGCGCTTCAGACATTCTGCAAGTTCGCTCTCGGTAAATATTCTTTCGAGAAATGCCCTGTCGTCGAGATGTTTGGCTATCCGTTCAACTTCCACGAGGTCTATTCCCAATGAAGGCAGAATCGGTGTCGGCGGAGTTTTTTCGGTCATCTGGTCGGTAACGGCGATGCCAATTGCGCGGAAACTTGTGACGCGATCACGACGTACGTGGTCTGACCGAACGGTTCGGCCAGTGCTCCTTCATGCACATACTCCGGAAAAGCATTCGCGCCGACAAACTGAGCGGTGCTCCAATCAAACTCGCCGGACGTTGTTCTGAACACCCAATACTCCACAGCGTCAGGCACTTCCGTCCAGCGCAACCTGATGTTCTGTGTCCCTGTGATGTGCACAATGTTTAAGTCGTCAATGGGCGCCAGGTGGAAGAACGGATACGGTCCGAGGTCAGGCAGCGTGCCGTCAGGGTCCTGCGGACTATTGGCTGAGCCGGCATTTATCAAATGCGAGGTATGGTGGAGACTGAATTCGCCGTACGGGCCGAGCGGGTCAAATCCGGGCGACGTGAACAGGTTGCCGTACACGTCAATCGAATCGCCATTCTCATTCAGGTTCTGAAGAACTCCGAAGTTCGGCGGCGCTCCCTGCAGGTTCGTCGGTCTGGTATGAAAAGCCGTGAAGCGCAGTGTATCTATATCCGGTCCGGCCATGAAACCGTGAATTGCGTTCTCGACAAAAACACACTGGTGAATCGTCATATTCGCATCCGAATACACCGTGGAGTAATTCCCTCCCCAGTTTCGATAGAACAGACAATTCGTGAACCGCAGCGTGTCTCCAGTTGGAGCAAAGACTGCGCCGTAATTTCCTGTATAGCCGTCGTGGCGGGATTCATTGCGGGAAAACACACAGCGATTAAACTCGACTTTGCCGCCGTCCACCAGATGCGCTACTCCGCCTGACAACGAGAGGTTGCTGTCGAATACACAACTTTCAAAACGGAAGTTCGAATTGTCGGCATAGACCACGCCGCCCCAAATCGTTCCCTTGTTTCCGTAGAACTCAGTTGAATCCACCGTGACTTCACAATCATAGAAACAAAGCGCTCCGCCGTCGAGCGCCCGGCTGTACTTTACGGTGCAACCGGATATTTCAATTTGACTGCTGTTGGCACGAACCGCCGCGCCGCAACCCCCTTCCCTGCCGTTTTCAAAAAACGTACTATTCTCGATGCGCAATGATTGAGTCAGCACATTAACACCGAACCCGGTGTTGTAACGAAAATTCAAATCCCGGATTTCGTGCAGGCCGCCCATTACCCGTATGACGCCGTCCCACGAAGAGGCGAATTCGACGATCGTATTTCGCAGAACTGATGAATCCCCTGTGGAATTCGCGAATGCCAATCCCTGCCAGCGAGTGGGATAGGTCACCGTATCCTGAGTGAAAAGAACCGGGTCGGCGGCTGTGCCCTCGCAATGCAGCCGCCCGTAAACGGTCAGGCGCTGACCTCCGTGCAATTCGACGCGAACACCCGGCTCGATTTGCAACTCCTGCCCCGTTTGCACAACGAGACTGCCGGTCGCGATGTACGGATTCCCCATGATCGTCCAGACCCCGCTCACAGCGCCGGAGACATAGGTCGTGTCCGCATCGGCCTGAAAGACAATGACCAGAGACAAAATGGTCACAAAGTGCGACTTCATTTCACCCTCCATTTTGGAGTTATCCCGAGGATGGGTCGAACTATCGCTGCAACGTCAGCTGTGCCGAAGCGGCGGAGACTTGCGAAGCAATGACCACGTACGTGAATTGCTGAAACGGTGCGCTAAGCGCGCCAAGAACAACAAACTCGTCGGCTGGAGTGGAGCCCACGAAGCTTGCGGAGTTCCAATTAAACTCACTAGCGAGTGAGTGGAATATCCAGTACTCCGCGGCCTCTTCATGGCCAATCCAGCGCAAACGGATATCGTCTGTTCCGTCCACAAGTTCAATGGTAACATCGCGCACAGGGTCCAAGCGATAAAACGCATGCGGACCGATGTCGGGCAGCGTGCTGTCAGGGTCGAGTCCCAGATTCGGGTCGCCCGCGTCTATCCAGTGCGACGTATGGTGCAAACTGAATTGCCCGTGCGGACCCAACGCGTCAAAATTGGCCGGAATGGAGAGATTACCGAAGGCGTCCGTTGAATCGCCGTTGATGTTCACGGCGCTCATTCGGCCAAATCCCGACGGACCGACAACCTCTAATCTAAAATTGGGATTGCTGAAGACACAGTGGCGTATCGTATCAACATCGCCGACAATGGACGGGTACAAGTTGTCCAGAAACCCCGTATTGAACATCCACGTGTTTCCCGCTACCCGCAACGCTCCGCCCGTCGCCCCCCAATTCCCAATAAACAAGCAATTTGAAATCTGCTGTGGACCGGGTGCATTCATCACAAAGCCGCCATAGGTCCCAGTGCGGCCATCACTATACACGGCACGATTGTCGCGGACAATGGTACGCTCAAATCGTACTCCCGAGTTGCCGACAATCATTCCGCCTCCGCCACTCGTAGCTTTGTTGCTGTCCACGACACAATGTGTCAGGGTCACACGAGAGCTGTCTGCAAAGATGCCGCCTGCCCAAATGGACGCGCGGTTCCCGCGAATCAGACAACTGTCCAACGACAACGTGGAATAGAACGCGCAAATGCCGCCGCCGTCCATACCGGAATTGCCGTCAAAAACAGAGCGGCGAAAAACTATGTCCGACAAGTAGAGATGCGCGCCGCCGCCGCAAGCACTCATATGCCCGTTATTGACGAGCAGGATGTCCGTGAGTTCGGCCGTCGTTCGCTCCAGCTTCAGGCCGACTCCATCACAATTGCGAATGGTGATATGAGAAAAATCAACAGGCTGCTCCAACACGCTCAGAGCACCGCTGTAGCTTACCGCATTCTCGATGACAACGTGGCGCATGACAGACGTGTCTCCTGACGTATTCATGAAGCGGAGACCGCGCCATCTGTCGCCGACTAAACTTGTATCCTGCGTGAATAGCACAGGGCTGTGTGTTTCGCCCGCGCATTCCAAGTGACCTGTGATGTTAAACTGGTCGCCGCCTGTGAAGTGAACCTGTACGCCGGGACGAATCAGCAGCGTGTCTTGCGCGGCAAGAAAGAGTGAACCTGTCGCGATGTAGGGATTACCCGCTGCAGTCCATTCTCCGTTCACATTTCCAGCAACAAAGGTCTGAGCGACAATTGCTCTTGCAAAGAGCAGACAAAACAGAATCCAACTTCCTGATTTCATCCGACCCTCCTTTGGACGGTGCGCAAAGTTTTGCACACCTGACTGCGTCAGAACAATGAGGTTTGGTCTTCGTCAATTTCCATCAAATTCAGGACTTGCAGGAGCTGACTGATGTCGTCGATGTCGTAATCCGCTCCACTCTCGACTGTGTTTTTTGTATCGCCGTAACGGGCGAATACAGTTACGATGCCAAGCTGCTTGGCTCCGACCATGTCCCGTTCAGGCCAGTCTCCGACCATGATGACTTCCCTGGGGGACAATCCCATGATGGCCAGAGCGCGCTCAAAGGGCACCGGTGATGGCTTGCGATGGCCGGTATCATCAAAGGTCACAACCGGGTCAAACATGTGATGTAAATCCAGCTGAGCGAGCCGCAGCCACGCCCCAAGTCTGGGAGCATCGGAAATGACGGCCAGCCGCAAACCCCGTCGCAGCAGCTCTGCCAAGGTTGAGCGGACGTGCGGGTAAGTGACCAAGTAATTATTGCGCGCCCGACGATAGGCGACAATGCCTGCCGCAAGCCATTTGAAATCGACGACCCGGTAGTGCTTTTGCAGAAATATATCAAAGATCTCCTGATTCTCAATGCCCACCTTGTCGTAAATCTCGTAGATGAGTTTGACGGCCTCGTCAGGCTGCATCGGCATGCCGGAGTCGATCATGGCGGTGACCGCGGCCTCGATGGATGCCCGCTTCATGCGCATGAAGTCCAGCAGGGTATTATCGAGGTCGAAGAGGATCCCGCGAATCATTGGCAAAGTAGGCTTTTAAGGGGTTAGGCAAATTACA includes:
- a CDS encoding single-stranded DNA-binding protein yields the protein MRYTPSGMAVARFTLATNENRKDQQGNWQSETTWHTIVVFGQAAERASESFKKGNLAYVEGRISMRNWEDKEGQKRTSFEILANTIRNLSPKEGGESIGESSHSQPEPTHFGSGPDEDLPF
- the vanZ gene encoding VanZ family protein, with translation MNSSSRRFWEASAVVWSAVVLSLAITPIRNVELITAPVSDKVLHALAFLIGSIVWAGALEDTPGQTRPLLTAAAVCLGMGGLIEVLQTQTSTRSAETGDLLADAAGIVVGGLFWLLISRRRDRQTASHNSVESTVSL
- a CDS encoding NAD(P)H-hydrate dehydratase → MLPLFTSEQMRGFDRRAITEMGIPGIVLMENAALAALDLIEKELGDVDLLTIGVLCGPGNNGGDGFALARQLFLRGCDVEIWLMDDPVKLSGDAKINFEAAAKLDIPMIEPETGEDLEFEGYDLVVDAMFGTGLERKVTGLFAEAIELLNQTELPVLALDLPSGVNADTGAELGIALDATFTITFQCGKPGLYLEPGRKHAGEVHIVPISLPISADDALKATYFLPEHDDAATLFPERPANSHKGNYGKLLLIAGSKGMSGAARLAAGAALRCGAGLVMVATPECVRSEVTRQPELMTVGLPETAGGCISYAAREKLEPLLKWADAVAVGPGLGQDAETAHLLNDILASNKRLVIDADGLNLIAAHHLQDKLPVNAILTPHPGELERLCGTSLPTVHERIAAAREFARQHQVVVHVKGSSSATVTTDGKVYVNTTGNPGLATGGSGDVLAGIVGALCAQGIPAGACAWGGAYVHGLAADIAADVLGEVSLLPSDVIAHLPAAIDELATETENE
- a CDS encoding T9SS type A sorting domain-containing protein, which produces MNFYSSVRRLMSAVCISLCALFITSNQVTAQSWVAQSIPTPGDVLGVFFLDGNNGWAVGGYWDNQDIVHSTILHTSNGGNTWHEQVSNANTFLFGITFADLYNGWACGWSGVILHTTDGGNTWVLQDPGTDHSLLDITCVSPTEAWAVGQFATILHTVDGGMTWTQQEHPLDGTTIGPRKVVFLNPNQGWAFGEFYTVFQTADGGQNWTYPGILTPGQIWGGDFADANNGWAVGHPNYGHWLQPSLILHTTDGGQTWTPQPNHSSLSALMDAAAIDANNVWVVGYTGIYRTNDGGQSWINQPAGTRRYFAISAVSEHNAWAVGEYSTVRCFSANSPIQLGSVSVVSSGPPDWTYCLNWISGSLSRLTFTNVCHGTIGSVTGDAAQVGWQVTNYVDSVVFTAATPLIVGSLTGFRLSHPSCSDFVNWSVGDSSGIVDGPLPVNLLSFTAQTGDALVKLNWSTGSEYNISHFELRRDGWSIANVQAANSVGGGSYSWSDPVVVNGQTYQYSLSAVNLDGTLQLLGTLEATPQSAAIPVRFSLAQNYPNPFNASTTIEFSLPDAADISLRLFNLAGQEVAVLASGVHSAGSHSVNLNAKELSTGIYFYRLESLNKSTQQKMVLLK
- a CDS encoding DUF393 domain-containing protein → MSIEQITAFYDGRCGLCHRAVVFLLTRDRGERLYFAPIQSETYRTFAQSRGISLTPRSILVYHETEQRLLSEAAAVFYLLRYCGRFWRGVVAACDMLPMKIWNEVYRMIAKVRHRLFAEPKGLIPELPPELMRRVLRD
- a CDS encoding CPBP family intramembrane metalloprotease codes for the protein MLHQPNGTGTSFPRRLWSVSWKLVLFVGLFLALYIPFVLPFILYPETEYETIATARGRMVIELLAMVTLVLAALAMTRYADRVSMTRVGFSPRRVVKDFALGTAAGSLWLFVLIGVLAVLGFVKAGGGPGPLNRELGWVTLAMLFNTVQQETLIHGYVQQMVRANFGSHAGVIVSSVLFVLLHWTLLKLDALLLLANLFVIGMLLGYVFLYSRSLWLPIGAHFGWNYAMGPLLGLPVTSIDLWASDLVQIGGPKLWTGGALGVEGGIGASALLLPPAVWMYLAWRRKMLKEPELESSFS